TGACACGTTTGCAGTTCGTGGCATGCACGGCGTGACGGAGAGTAATTACCTGTATATACCTGCCTAAAGTCAATGATTTCGTATTTCGTAGTATATATAATCATAAATATTACAAGTATAATTCTGTAATTATACTTGCAATACTAATTGAAGCTCTAATTAACATCATTCATTGTGtattataatgataaaaatattaatagcAAATGCACTATTAACAAGTAGCAGTTGACCGAGCACATGGCACGTCATGATGTCCGATTCGCTCACAAGACTGGTTGCTGTCCCGTAACTTGCAGCTGATGCGTTTACATGCAGCGTAATAGACTCCAGCTTCAAAGCATGTGAGTTCAAGAAAAGAGAACCTAATGATCGTTTTTGCTCGATTAGCTCTCCTACCTATTATACGGTACAGCACAATCCAAACTGTACAATAGTTCAGCCGATCACCGCCCGGATTAGACCTCCGACACCATCACGATCGCTGCGTGGTGGTCGGCACGGCAGGCGCGACAAAAAGGTTCCGGTCGCGTGCTGCTCACTGCGGTCCAtgaaaagaagaaggaaaagctGCTTTGCGTTGGGTGTCATGTTATATAAGGGCATGCAGAAGGACCGGGAACAAACGAAGCTCCGAGGGGGGGATTAAGACCGCACCGCAGCTTGACGAGGGAAATCAAGATGGAGGGAGAGAAGCGGctgaagagagaggaagagatcGTGGAGATCGCTTTGGCTGCAGCTGCAACTGCGCTCTTCGTTTCAGGACTCAAGAAGCTTCTACCTTGTGTGCTACACCAATGGCCTTTGGCTCTCCTAGTGGCTCCACCCCCATTTCTCTTGCTGCTCTTAAACCTTATTATCGCGTCCATTGTGGTAATCTCCATCCAGCCTAATCTGGGGAGAAGGCGAGGGAGAAAGACGAAGAAAAAGAGCGGTGGTAGGGGATCCAAGAGCTCGAGCTATGCGGCTTCGGTGGgggtgggggaggaggaggagaagcagaaAGGAGGCTTCGAACCGCAAGAAGAAGGAGATGCCGAGGAGCTGAATGCACGAGCCGAGGCGTTCATCATGgcttttcgaagacaacttcggcTGGATTCCTTCTCATCCGGCGTTCGCCGAACCAAGGTGGAGGCGCCGCCCCGTTGACGTGGCTATGGGGGGTTTGCTGTTTGGAGTTCGAGATGGAACTCGAAGAGCTTCCAGTTTGCTTAATTCATGTTCTTATGGCAGTGCATGTTGGTGTTAATCTGAGATTGAGTTAATTAAGCATGTCCAGAGCCATTGATGGAATGTTTCACATA
Above is a genomic segment from Musa acuminata AAA Group cultivar baxijiao chromosome BXJ3-4, Cavendish_Baxijiao_AAA, whole genome shotgun sequence containing:
- the LOC103980654 gene encoding uncharacterized protein LOC103980654 codes for the protein MEGEKRLKREEEIVEIALAAAATALFVSGLKKLLPCVLHQWPLALLVAPPPFLLLLLNLIIASIVVISIQPNLGRRRGRKTKKKSGGRGSKSSSYAASVGVGEEEEKQKGGFEPQEEGDAEELNARAEAFIMAFRRQLRLDSFSSGVRRTKVEAPPR